The stretch of DNA taaaaattattattaacagATTCATAGCAAAGGGAAAAACTCTTACGATGGTATCGGTATAATCAGCTGTTGGTCATCGGACCGAGGATTTAGACCCAAGGGTGACGAAATTATGGCTTTCTCCAACTCTTTCAAGGTCTGCAAAAGATTCTCTATTTCTTAAGCATATTTTTAAGTAAATTATTATCCGTGACTACGCTCTTCAGAATTGAAGATTCTCGAGATACAAAGTTCACTGAAATATTCAATATTGAAGGAAAACTAAATGATGAAATATGAAGAATACATTTGAATTTGTCTTTAAGTGAAAGAAAACAGGATCTACGGATATACATCAGTGGCGTACTGAGATTTGGCTCCAACACGaactgaaaaagaaaataaattaaaaaaatgtgaaGATCAGAGTTAAGAAGCAACACATACGCTTGGATCAAATGGAGTAACTTTTAGAGTTTTTGGGTCTGATACTGAGATAGCTGCCATCCTGTTGATGGGTGTCTTAACACCATAATATTCTACCATGATGTGGTCAAGCATCCCTGAATCAATCAAGACACTTTAAAAGAATAATATTATGGGCCATGGACACAAAACAAGGCATATTCATGCACCTTCTGATGCCCTTCCAGTTCGCAACTTGGTCAACTCCCGGGAAAGTGCATCAACGGCAGCATCCATTTGCGAGGCAGCAGCAACCTTAGCGCTAGCCCCTACATTCCCATGATCCGACCTACCTTCATCATCTTCATCATCATACTCCTCTTCTTCTCCCTCTTCCTCGCTCTCTTCCTCTTCCTCTAGTAAaccaaaattaagaaaaaaaaattaatataaaaaaactcATAAGACTATACTTCTCCATTTCAATTAGACCGAAATACTTATGAATTTAGTCAAGAAAGGAGTTGCTCTGCCAGAGGACATACAAAACAATGAAAATCATTCTGTTCTAGGCTTCTAGCCTTCTATCCATTGCATTTTATTCACATCCCTAAACACTTCTGTTTAAAGATAAACATACAGGCGTAACAGCATTTCCTTCAGTCTCAGCCGAATTTCATAACATTCACTAAAACTGCATTTCGATCAAAACATCCGGATTTGACCTAGAAATGATTCAAAATCTTGAACTTGcccactttttcaaaaattatagtACAGAAGATGAAATGATCTTTGTACAGACCAGTTAACCACCAAAAGACAGCACAACTACATATTGTTTGAGCATAAAACAAATTGACACCTACAAAAATTCAATTATATCATCaataacaaaatataaatcaagtaacatggAAAGTGAGATTACTGATTTGTTGTTTCCTTCCTTTGGCAAAACTTCGGCGCGCGTCAAATTGATGAAAATTTGTGGATGGAGAGTTTGAGAAGGTGTGAGCATCAAAGTGATGGGAAGAATTAGGATGAGATGAAATGATTCTTGAAAATTGGTGATTGAAACGGATAGATGAAGCTCGAAGTGTGTGTACAAAGTTTCGAGAAGAAATTAGGGCTCTTCTCAGTGAAATCGCCATTGTTCAATAATTCGAGCTCCCACACTCTCTCTCTTATTTTCTTTTCAGCTGATTTTGTTTGGAATGATTAAAAATTGGGAAATTTAGGTAGATAACACTCGACAACGTTATATTTAAAAAACTCTCACGAAATGCTTATTTTacctttattttaaatatttttaaatccttttcttttcatttaacCTTGAACTAACGTTTTCTTCCCTTAATTATTCTCATCCTTCTCACAATAATTCTTCTT from Primulina tabacum isolate GXHZ01 chromosome 3, ASM2559414v2, whole genome shotgun sequence encodes:
- the LOC142539505 gene encoding uncharacterized protein LOC142539505 isoform X2; protein product: MAISLRRALISSRNFVHTLRASSIRFNHQFSRIISSHPNSSHHFDAHTFSNSPSTNFHQFDARRSFAKGRKQQIKEESEEEGEEEEYDDEDDEGRSDHGNVGASAKVAAASQMDAAVDALSRELTKLRTGRASEGMLDHIMVEYYGVKTPINRMAAISVSDPKTLKVTPFDPSTLKELEKAIISSPLGLNPRSDDQQLIIPIPSLTKEHTQAIIKVVAKSSEDVKQSIRRSRQKALDSIKKVAPKKKDKDKAGSSLSEDEVKRMEKEIDDLTKKYIKKAEDMCKNKEKEIKVG
- the LOC142539505 gene encoding uncharacterized protein LOC142539505 isoform X1; this encodes MAISLRRALISSRNFVHTLRASSIRFNHQFSRIISSHPNSSHHFDAHTFSNSPSTNFHQFDARRSFAKGRKQQIKEEEESEEEGEEEEYDDEDDEGRSDHGNVGASAKVAAASQMDAAVDALSRELTKLRTGRASEGMLDHIMVEYYGVKTPINRMAAISVSDPKTLKVTPFDPSTLKELEKAIISSPLGLNPRSDDQQLIIPIPSLTKEHTQAIIKVVAKSSEDVKQSIRRSRQKALDSIKKVAPKKKDKDKAGSSLSEDEVKRMEKEIDDLTKKYIKKAEDMCKNKEKEIKVG